A stretch of DNA from Bacteroidota bacterium:
AATAATATTCTTGACAGCAAGAAAGGTATAAGGCTAGGTATACCTACAATAATAGGTTCTATACTGGGAGCTTACATTGCAATTGATATCAACGAAGATATATTTGAAAAAGCAATGGCGATTATTATGATAATCATGGTAATTTTCATTTTCCTAAGACCAAACAGATGGTTACTGAACAAACAGGAATTAATAGATAAAAAAGTAAGTATATGGCAATATATTCTTTTCTTTTTTATAGGTATTTACGGTGGTTTTCTTCATGTAGGTATTGGTTACTTTTTACTTGCTTCGATTGTTTTAGGTGCCGGTTATAATCTGGTAAAAGCCAATGCCATAAAAATTTTGATAGTGATGATGTACGTTCCCTTCAGTCTGGCTGTATTTATTTGGAACGATCAGGTAAACTATAAATACGGGCTTATATTATCTATAGGAAATGTAATTGGGGCTTATGT
This window harbors:
- a CDS encoding sulfite exporter TauE/SafE family protein is translated as MTIPEIIALIISGIAVGFINTLAGGGSIISLSILMFLGLPAGIANGTNRIAITLQTITATINFKKNNILDSKKGIRLGIPTIIGSILGAYIAIDINEDIFEKAMAIIMIIMVIFIFLRPNRWLLNKQELIDKKVSIWQYILFFFIGIYGGFLHVGIGYFLLASIVLGAGYNLVKANAIKILIVMMYVPFSLAVFIWNDQVNYKYGLILSIGNVIGAYVASKYAITRGAEFVRWVILVVVLLTAANIFGFIDLNDAFRLIKG